In Gammaproteobacteria bacterium, a single genomic region encodes these proteins:
- a CDS encoding efflux RND transporter periplasmic adaptor subunit produces MRIRSLTLILLCVLLAGTGAYYFLSLPVTVTVAQPLRGPAVEAVYATGNVEPVRWAKVGPKGTARIEQILAREGVQVTHGQVLARLNDVEARARVAQLSAQERLLQGEVKRLTPLLAKGYVGKQAYDRTVSDHTQAQASLAAAQQVVNDLSLRAPMDGIVLRQDGEPGETVTSTQVLFWVGETSPLRITAEVDEEDIPRVKTGQRVVIKADAFPGATPEGTVGDITPMGDPINKSYRVRISLPADTRLKIGMTTEVNIIVRETPQALLVPVDAVANGKSWRVRDGKATPVAVTTGALDEKRIEIVTGLSEQDAVIIAPPPGLKAGDKVRTQASSAP; encoded by the coding sequence ATGCGCATACGTTCACTGACTCTTATCCTTTTATGCGTGCTGCTGGCCGGTACTGGCGCGTATTATTTTCTGTCCCTGCCCGTCACTGTCACCGTCGCACAGCCCCTGCGCGGCCCGGCGGTGGAGGCGGTGTACGCCACCGGCAATGTCGAACCGGTGCGTTGGGCCAAGGTGGGGCCGAAAGGCACGGCACGCATCGAGCAGATACTGGCGCGCGAAGGCGTGCAGGTTACCCACGGCCAGGTGCTCGCGCGCCTGAACGATGTGGAGGCGCGCGCGCGCGTGGCTCAGCTGTCTGCACAGGAGCGCCTGCTGCAAGGCGAAGTAAAACGCCTCACGCCGCTACTGGCAAAAGGCTACGTCGGCAAACAGGCCTATGACCGCACCGTGAGTGATCATACACAGGCGCAAGCCAGCCTTGCTGCCGCGCAGCAGGTGGTCAACGACCTCAGCCTGCGCGCGCCGATGGACGGCATCGTGTTGCGCCAGGACGGCGAGCCCGGCGAAACCGTCACCAGCACACAAGTCTTGTTCTGGGTGGGCGAAACCAGCCCACTGCGCATCACCGCCGAAGTGGACGAAGAAGACATTCCGCGCGTAAAAACCGGCCAGCGCGTGGTCATCAAGGCCGACGCCTTCCCCGGCGCTACGCCGGAAGGCACAGTCGGCGACATCACGCCCATGGGCGATCCCATCAACAAAAGCTATCGCGTGCGCATCAGTCTGCCTGCCGACACGCGCCTCAAAATTGGCATGACCACCGAGGTCAACATCATCGTGCGGGAAACCCCGCAGGCCCTGCTGGTACCCGTCGATGCCGTCGCAAACGGCAAGTCATGGCGGGTACGCGACGGCAAGGCAACCCCGGTCGCAGTGACCACGGGTGCGCTCGATGAAAAGCGCATCGAAATCGTCACCGGCCTCAGCGAGCAGGATGCAGTCATCATCGCTCCGCCGCCGGGGCTGAAAGCGGGTGACAAAGTACGCACCCAGGCATCATCCGCCCCCTGA
- a CDS encoding ABC transporter permease, translating to MWLPVEIALTHLRNRKRQTLVSVLGVAMGVGFFIAMAALMQGFHVYFISKVIDVWPHVTIKDEYRNAPPQPVQRLFGNGVVTLHGLKPREELRGIKDADTVLAELNRRSDLAAAPTLRGQVFLRYGSKDVSATLVGIEIEYERRVSQLEKDLIAGSLNALHTAANGIILGDGVAKKIGAELNDTLSVISPAGVILKMKVVGIFRTGITPIDNFESYALLKKAQILQDRPNVINQIRIRLNDVNQARSIASSIEARLDYRTESWEETYENILGIFVIQNGIMYSTVGAILIVAAFGIFNIISTVIHEKTRDIGILKSIGFEERDIRRIFLIEGLLVGLIGTLLGWALGYGLTRLLGTIRFHIEGFVTAQGFILYYSITHYLIAGGFAILSAAFAAWLPARKAAHLNPVDIIRGAA from the coding sequence ATGTGGCTGCCCGTTGAAATAGCGCTTACCCATCTGCGTAACCGCAAACGCCAGACCCTGGTGTCGGTGCTGGGGGTGGCGATGGGGGTGGGATTTTTCATCGCCATGGCCGCCTTGATGCAGGGTTTTCACGTCTACTTCATCTCCAAGGTCATCGACGTGTGGCCACACGTCACCATCAAGGATGAATACCGCAACGCGCCGCCGCAACCGGTGCAGCGTTTATTCGGCAATGGTGTAGTGACATTGCACGGGCTGAAACCGCGCGAAGAATTGCGCGGCATCAAGGATGCCGACACCGTGCTCGCCGAACTCAACCGGCGCAGCGATCTCGCCGCCGCACCTACCCTGCGCGGGCAGGTCTTTCTGCGCTATGGCTCCAAGGATGTCTCCGCCACCCTGGTCGGCATTGAGATAGAATACGAGCGGCGCGTCAGCCAGCTGGAAAAAGACCTCATCGCCGGCAGCCTTAACGCCCTGCACACAGCTGCCAACGGCATCATCCTCGGCGACGGCGTGGCGAAAAAGATCGGTGCAGAGTTAAACGACACCTTGTCGGTCATCTCACCTGCAGGCGTCATCCTCAAAATGAAAGTGGTCGGCATCTTCCGCACCGGCATCACACCCATAGATAATTTCGAATCCTATGCACTGTTGAAGAAGGCGCAAATCCTGCAAGACCGCCCCAACGTCATCAACCAGATACGCATCCGCCTGAACGACGTCAATCAGGCGCGCAGCATCGCCAGCAGCATCGAGGCCCGCCTCGACTACCGCACCGAGTCGTGGGAGGAGACCTACGAAAACATCCTCGGCATCTTTGTCATCCAGAACGGCATCATGTACTCCACCGTGGGCGCCATCCTCATCGTCGCGGCATTCGGTATCTTCAACATCATCTCCACCGTCATCCATGAAAAAACCCGCGACATCGGCATCCTCAAATCCATCGGCTTCGAGGAGCGCGACATCCGCCGCATCTTCCTCATCGAAGGACTGCTGGTGGGGCTGATCGGTACCCTGCTCGGCTGGGCGCTGGGCTATGGGCTCACGCGCCTGCTCGGCACGATACGCTTCCACATTGAGGGCTTCGTCACTGCCCAGGGTTTCATCCTGTATTACAGCATCACCCACTACCTCATCGCCGGGGGCTTTGCCATCCTCTCTGCCGCCTTTGCTGCCTGGCTGCCCGCACGCAAGGCGGCGCACCTCAATCCGGTGGACATCATCCGGGGCGCCGCATGA
- a CDS encoding ABC transporter ATP-binding protein, with translation MTPLLETHGVTRILPGPLPVTLVRDINLTVYPGEFIAITGPSGSGKSSLLYLLGLLDVPTHGSVYLEGRETSQLSRSELAALRLQKLGFVFQFHFLLPEFSVLENVMLPMRKLGTRSEPQMRARATEILDELGLTPEIKRRPDQISGGQRQRVAIARALANDPLIILADEPTGNLDTKNGHIVFDIFKRLVDENRQTVITVTHDAQLSALTQRQIHLVDGSIVGAESSQ, from the coding sequence ATGACGCCCCTGCTCGAAACGCACGGCGTCACCCGCATACTGCCCGGCCCGCTGCCAGTCACGCTGGTGCGCGACATCAACCTCACCGTATACCCCGGTGAATTCATCGCCATCACCGGGCCCTCGGGCTCCGGCAAATCGTCACTGCTCTACCTGCTCGGCCTGCTCGACGTGCCGACCCACGGCTCCGTCTACCTCGAAGGCCGCGAGACCTCCCAACTTAGCCGCAGCGAACTCGCCGCATTGCGGCTGCAAAAGCTCGGCTTTGTATTCCAGTTTCATTTTCTGCTGCCGGAGTTTTCCGTACTGGAAAACGTCATGCTGCCGATGCGCAAACTCGGTACGCGTAGCGAACCCCAGATGCGCGCCCGCGCCACCGAGATACTCGATGAACTGGGACTGACCCCGGAAATCAAACGCCGGCCCGACCAGATCTCCGGCGGTCAGCGCCAGCGCGTGGCCATTGCCCGCGCGCTCGCCAACGACCCGCTCATCATTCTCGCCGACGAACCCACCGGCAACCTCGACACCAAAAACGGCCACATCGTGTTTGACATTTTCAAACGACTGGTAGACGAAAACCGTCAGACCGTGATTACCGTCACCCACGACGCCCAACTCTCCGCCCTCACCCAGCGGCAGATTCATCTGGTGGACGGCAGTATTGTGGGTGCAGAGAGCAGCCAGTAA
- a CDS encoding arsenate reductase family protein, which yields MHDKIIVYQKPTCGTCKSTLDLLKESGEEFEAINYYEVPLTEDQLRGLLVKLGLTARDILRSGEPLAHSLGLAERQLSDDELIKIMVANPDLIQRPIVVRGNEAVLCRPAENVNKLLAD from the coding sequence ATGCACGACAAGATCATTGTTTACCAGAAGCCCACCTGCGGCACATGCAAATCGACACTCGACCTGCTCAAGGAGAGTGGGGAAGAGTTTGAGGCTATTAATTACTACGAGGTGCCTTTGACGGAAGATCAACTGCGTGGGCTGCTTGTGAAGCTGGGGCTCACTGCGCGCGACATACTGCGCAGCGGTGAACCGCTGGCGCACAGCCTCGGGCTTGCGGAGCGGCAACTCTCTGATGATGAGCTGATAAAAATCATGGTGGCAAACCCGGATCTGATTCAGCGCCCGATTGTCGTGCGTGGCAATGAGGCGGTGCTATGCCGCCCGGCGGAGAACGTGAACAAGCTGCTGGCGGATTAA
- the msrA gene encoding peptide-methionine (S)-S-oxide reductase MsrA, with product MAGDTEIATLGGGCFWCLEAVFASLKGVKKVESGYAGGTVKNPAYREVCEGSTGHAEVVQVTFDATVISYKEILEIFFAIHDPTTLNRQGADTGTQYRSVIFYHTPQQQAEAEEVMREIGAAGIWSAPLVTELAPFSAFYRAEDYHQDYYARNDSQPYCQMVISPKLSKLRERYSTRLKT from the coding sequence ATGGCCGGGGACACTGAAATTGCAACACTAGGCGGCGGCTGTTTTTGGTGTCTGGAGGCCGTGTTTGCCAGCCTCAAGGGCGTGAAGAAAGTGGAGTCGGGTTATGCCGGCGGTACGGTGAAGAATCCGGCCTACCGCGAAGTGTGCGAGGGCAGCACCGGCCATGCGGAGGTGGTGCAGGTCACGTTTGATGCAACTGTTATCTCGTATAAAGAGATTCTGGAAATCTTCTTTGCCATCCACGACCCGACCACGCTCAACCGGCAGGGCGCCGACACCGGTACGCAATACCGCTCCGTGATCTTTTATCACACGCCGCAGCAGCAGGCCGAGGCCGAAGAGGTGATGCGGGAGATTGGCGCGGCAGGCATCTGGAGCGCGCCACTGGTTACCGAGCTTGCACCCTTCAGCGCCTTTTACCGCGCCGAGGACTACCACCAGGACTATTACGCCCGGAATGACAGCCAGCCCTACTGCCAGATGGTAATCAGCCCCAAGCTCAGCAAGCTCCGCGAACGTTACAGCACAAGGCTCAAGACTTAA
- a CDS encoding DUF1003 domain-containing protein encodes MPLAESSLFPCPICGQQKPQDEAVNRELVYGPVEDLILRKRPEWPAHGLICSDCLNHFRTEYVEDVLELQKGELSTLEHEVLESLREHEVLAKNINLEFEQQLTLGERLADKVAEFGGSWGFIITFLTVMGIWIAFNVGFLLSGPFDPYPFILLNLVLSCIAALQAPIIMMSQNRQESKDRLHAEHDYQVNLKAELEIRHLSGKMDLLMTRQWQRLLEIQRIQLDTMQDFARRTPLRNE; translated from the coding sequence GTGCCGCTCGCCGAGAGCAGCCTGTTCCCCTGCCCGATCTGTGGGCAACAGAAACCGCAGGATGAGGCCGTCAACCGTGAGCTGGTCTACGGCCCGGTAGAGGACCTCATCCTGCGCAAGCGCCCCGAATGGCCTGCGCACGGCTTGATCTGTTCCGACTGCCTCAATCATTTCCGCACCGAATATGTGGAAGACGTGCTTGAGTTGCAGAAGGGCGAGCTTTCCACGCTCGAACACGAGGTGCTGGAAAGCCTGCGCGAGCACGAGGTGCTGGCCAAAAATATTAATCTTGAATTTGAGCAGCAACTCACCCTGGGCGAGCGCCTTGCGGACAAGGTCGCCGAGTTCGGCGGGAGTTGGGGCTTCATCATTACGTTTCTCACTGTGATGGGAATCTGGATAGCCTTCAACGTCGGGTTTTTGTTGTCCGGCCCCTTCGACCCCTATCCCTTTATCCTGCTCAATCTCGTGCTGTCGTGCATCGCAGCGCTACAGGCGCCCATCATCATGATGAGCCAGAACCGCCAGGAGTCCAAAGATCGCCTGCACGCGGAACATGACTATCAGGTGAACCTGAAGGCGGAGCTGGAGATACGCCACTTGAGCGGAAAGATGGACTTGCTGATGACGCGTCAATGGCAGCGCCTGCTGGAAATCCAGCGCATCCAGCTCGACACCATGCAGGACTTCGCGCGCAGGACGCCGCTGAGGAACGAATAG
- a CDS encoding SET domain-containing protein-lysine N-methyltransferase, protein MKIRVKISAQHGRGVFAAAAIAAGDEILTFTGPLIQRGQFTPDDYHLQIGDNLYLGASGEADDYVNHSCNPNAGFGKGLALVALRDIACDEEITWDYSTAIDEEDFAGFPCCCGAANCRSVVLSFRHLDLAEQQRLTPWLLPYLRLQHGQAALKQAI, encoded by the coding sequence ATGAAAATACGCGTCAAAATCAGTGCGCAGCATGGCAGGGGTGTGTTTGCGGCAGCGGCGATTGCGGCGGGCGATGAGATACTCACCTTCACCGGTCCGCTGATACAGCGCGGGCAGTTCACACCCGATGACTACCACCTCCAGATTGGCGATAACCTCTATCTCGGCGCCTCAGGTGAGGCCGACGACTATGTCAACCACAGCTGCAACCCGAACGCCGGTTTTGGCAAGGGACTCGCGCTGGTTGCGCTGCGTGACATTGCGTGCGACGAGGAAATCACCTGGGACTACAGTACGGCGATAGACGAGGAAGACTTTGCAGGCTTCCCGTGTTGCTGTGGCGCGGCGAACTGCCGTAGCGTGGTGCTGTCATTTCGTCACCTGGACTTGGCCGAACAGCAGCGCCTCACCCCCTGGCTGTTGCCGTATCTCCGCCTGCAGCATGGGCAAGCTGCTCTGAAGCAGGCCATATAG